In the Capillibacterium thermochitinicola genome, one interval contains:
- a CDS encoding deoxyribonuclease IV, with translation MRFGVHVSIGKGLAAAVQEAKDLGCDAFQIFSGNPRGWQKKPLLAQDVEAFRQKVQEYGLGPVVVHLSYLPNPAAEEDELYIKSISAIAEEYQRAVAIDADYFVVHPGKAGKQSMENALDKVVRGVEKILTLVPGRTRFLLENQAGAGTEVGGDLSQLAAILKAINMPDRTGLCLDTCHAFAAGYDLRTKAGIDRLLAEVETAVGLETLHLLHLNDALGELGSHLDRHTHIGEGRIGLEGFGLFLTDPRLSALTGILETPQTKPEDDLKNLAVVRRLAAGGAG, from the coding sequence ATGCGTTTTGGGGTGCATGTTTCCATTGGAAAAGGTCTGGCGGCTGCGGTGCAGGAAGCCAAAGATTTAGGCTGTGATGCTTTTCAAATCTTCAGCGGAAATCCCCGGGGGTGGCAAAAAAAACCCCTGCTCGCGCAGGACGTGGAGGCCTTTCGCCAAAAGGTGCAAGAATACGGTTTAGGCCCAGTGGTTGTTCATTTGTCTTATTTACCGAACCCCGCGGCCGAAGAGGATGAACTTTACATAAAATCAATCAGTGCCATTGCCGAAGAGTACCAGCGGGCGGTCGCCATTGATGCCGACTATTTTGTGGTCCACCCGGGTAAAGCCGGTAAGCAAAGCATGGAGAATGCCTTGGACAAAGTGGTACGGGGCGTGGAAAAGATTCTCACTCTTGTCCCCGGGCGGACCCGTTTTCTCCTGGAGAACCAGGCGGGGGCCGGAACCGAAGTTGGTGGTGATCTTTCGCAACTGGCCGCCATCTTAAAAGCGATCAACATGCCGGACCGTACCGGTCTTTGTCTTGATACGTGTCATGCCTTTGCCGCCGGTTATGACCTGCGCACGAAGGCGGGGATTGACCGTTTACTGGCGGAGGTGGAAACCGCCGTCGGCCTGGAAACGCTTCATCTTCTCCATCTCAACGACGCGCTGGGCGAACTGGGGTCCCATTTGGACCGGCATACCCACATCGGAGAAGGCCGCATCGGCTTGGAAGGTTTTGGTCTTTTCCTGACCGATCCGAGGCTGTCTGCGTTAACCGGCATTCTGGAGACCCCGCAAACGAAACCGGAGGATGATCTTAAGAATTTGGCGGTTGTCCGCCGTTTGGCCGCAGGGGGTGCAGGATGA